A genome region from Dioscorea cayenensis subsp. rotundata cultivar TDr96_F1 unplaced genomic scaffold, TDr96_F1_v2_PseudoChromosome.rev07_lg8_w22 25.fasta BLBR01000687.1, whole genome shotgun sequence includes the following:
- the LOC120254880 gene encoding ATP synthase subunit 9, mitochondrial — translation MLEGAKSIGAGAATIALAGAAVGIGNVFSSLIHSVARNPSLAKQSFGYAILGFALTEAIALFALMMAFLISFVF, via the coding sequence AGGTGCAAAATCAATAGGGGCCGGAGCTGCTACAATTGCCTTGGCGGGAGCTGCTGTCGGTATTGGAAATGTCTTCAGTTCCTTGATTCATTCTGTGGCCAGAAATCCATCATTGGCTAAACAATCATTTGGTTATGCTATTTTGGGCTTTGCTCTAACCGAAGCTATTGCATTGTTTGCATTAATGATGGCCTTTTTGATCTCATTCGTCTTCTGA